The window AGGTTGTTTTGCGAGGGCTCTGCATTTTAAATTGCTATTGTTTTTAACAAATCCCTTACACGGTCTGGGATAACCACTGGCCTACGGGTAATCCGGTCAACATAAACATGAACAAAATGACCTTGTGCTGAGGCAGTGTCTTCATCGTTTTTAAAAATGCCTACCTCGTAACGGACACTAGAATTACCAAGTTTAGTGACGCTGACACCGGCGCTGACCACATCCGGAAAAGCTACTGAATCCAGGTAATTGCACTGAGTTTCAATTACTAATCCGATGAATGGACTTTTCTCGATATCAAGCACGCTGTTGACAATCAGAAATTGGTTTACGACGGTATCAAACCAACTGTAATACACCACATTATTTACATGTCCATAAGCATCATTATCCATCCAGCGGGTGCTGATGACATGAAAATGTTTAAATGCACTTCTCTGTTTTGCCTCTATTGCCATTTTGTCGCGCTCCACATGTGTGACTCATATTTAGGACTTACACAAAACTGCCCCAAAGCGTTACAGCACCTAGTCTTACTAAAGTACTACCCTCTTCGCTACGCCCTGCCGGGACAATTTTGCGTAAGTCCCAATCTTAATGAAATACCATTTCCTGTAAAAATAATACATGAAGCTACGGGATGATTTCATCCCCTGGTCACAATTAGCTTCGATAATCGCCGCAGATTAGAAAGAATTTGCTAATAATCGTTTATCCCTATTTCTAATCATGCCATTATTTTCAATAAAGACAATTTTGTTGCAATGCACAATTTTCTTGACTTCGCTCAATTAATCAATAAAATGCTTCAT of the Undibacterium sp. 5I1 genome contains:
- a CDS encoding thioesterase family protein; the protein is MAIEAKQRSAFKHFHVISTRWMDNDAYGHVNNVVYYSWFDTVVNQFLIVNSVLDIEKSPFIGLVIETQCNYLDSVAFPDVVSAGVSVTKLGNSSVRYEVGIFKNDEDTASAQGHFVHVYVDRITRRPVVIPDRVRDLLKTIAI